From a single Miscanthus floridulus cultivar M001 chromosome 8, ASM1932011v1, whole genome shotgun sequence genomic region:
- the LOC136475666 gene encoding large ribosomal subunit protein uL3c-like: protein MAMAAVGVGGAVASLLPQRRRGTVVPWSGAAACVGRRRASVAVRASYEAGVGVMATKVGMMTYFEPETGKPVPVTVVGFREGGNVLTQVKTAATDGYDAVQVGYHGVREDKLTRPELGHLGKAGAPPLKHLQEFRLTAIDAFEPGQPLDFADLFKEGDLIDVSGNTIGKGFQGGIKRHNFKRGLMTHGSKSHRQLGSIGAGTTPGRVYKGKKMPGRMGGTKTKIRKLKIVKIDNDLRVLMIKGAVPGKPGNLLRITPAKIVGKNIPKN from the exons atggccatggcggccgtGGGCGTCGGCGGCGCAGTGGCCTCTCTCCTCCCGCAGCGCCGCCGCGGCACCGTCGTCCCCTGGAGCGGCGCGGCGGCCTGCGTCGGGCGGCGGCGGGCGTCCGTGGCGGTGCGCGCGTCGTACGAGGCCGGGGTGGGCGTGATGGCGACCAAGGTGGGGATGATGACCTACTTCGAGCCGGAGACGGGGAAGCCGGTGCCGGTGACCGTCGTCGGGTTCCGGGAGGGCGGCAACGTGTTGACGCAAGTGAAGACGGCCGCCACGGACGGGTACGACGCCGTCCAGGTCGGGTACCACGGCGTGCGCGAGGACAAGCTCACCCGCCCGGAGCTGGGCCACCTGGGCAAGGCCGGCGCCCCGCCGCTGAAGCACCTGCAGGAGTTCAGGCTCACCGCCATCGACGCCTTCGAGCCCGGCCAGCCGCTCGACTTCGCCGACCTCTTCAAGGAGGGCGACCTCATCGACGTCTCCGGCAACACCATCGGCAAGGGGTTCCAAG GTGGCATCAAGAGGCACAACTTCAAGCGAGGGCTGATGACGCACGGTTCCAAGAGCCACCGGCAGCTGGGTTCCATCGGAGCCGGGACGACTCCGGGGCGCGTGTACAAGGGGAAGAAGATGCCCGGGAGGATGGGTGGGACCAAGACCAAGATCAGGAAGCTCAAGATCGTCAAGATCGACAACGACCTCCGGGTGCTCATGATCAAGGGCGCCGTGCCCGGGAAGCCTGGGAACCTCCTCCGCATCACGCCAGCCAAGATCGTCGGCAAGAACATCCCCAAGAACTAG
- the LOC136475665 gene encoding uncharacterized protein, which yields MPGGDDVRKVSRQDIQLVQNLIERCLQLYMNQKEVVDTLSFQAKIEPSFTELVWQKLNEENRDFFKAYYVRLMLMNQIVAFNKLLEQQYQIMTKDHPSGMPSMPPTAPNGSNSNTLNQNVPFLPDTIPSTAMQDNLLRNGGSSSIVNGAPSNDQFIYAGKVVHGLPGGMDASSSLLAAHNSTVGQFNGHNGTTIKTESGYSSNSDFGFGNENVFLEQSVGDVSGGSFSSSELNGQPLGDPILDMDSSSYGFLSQIPRNFSFSDLTEDFSHSAEILENYGRSPFIPSDANNFPESTTGEHTEIGNRRLDTISEGVHFEDFGSD from the exons ATGCCGGGTGGGGATGACGTCCGCAAGGTCTCGCGCCAGGACATACAGCTT GTCCAGAATCTCATTGAACGTTGCCTTCAGCTATATATGAACCAGAAAGAAGTGGTGGACACCCTATCTTTCCAGGCAAAAATAGAACCTAGTTTCACTGAGCTTG TCTGGCAGAAACTCAACGAAGAGAATCGTGATTTTTTTAAGGCATACTATGTGAGGCTGATGCTTATGAATCAAATAGTGGCCTTCAATAAGCTCCTTGAGCAGCAGTATCAGATTATGACTAAAGATCATCCTTCTGGGATGCCTTCTATGCCTCCTACTGCTCCTAATGGCTCAAACTCTAACACAT TGAACCAAAACGTGCCCTTTCTGCCAGACACTATCCCCAGTACTGCAATGCAAGATAACTTGTTGCGTAATGGAGGTTCTAGTAGTATAGTAAATGGTGCTCCATCCAATGACCAATTTATCTATGCTGGTAAAGTTGTTCATGGCCTTCCTGGTGGCATGGATGCTTCATCAAGCCTTCTAGCAGCACATAATTCGACTGTTGGGCAGTTTAATGGACACAATGGAACAACAATAAAGACAGAGTCTGGCTACTCGAGCAACTCAGATTTTGGATTCGGCAATGAGAACGTGTTCCTAGAGCAGTCAGTTGGAGATGTATCAGGTGGATCCTTTAGCAGCTCTGAGTTGAATGGACAACCGCTAGGCGATCCAATTTTGGACATGGATTCATCTTCGTATGGTTTCTTGAGCCAGATTCCTCGTAATTTCAGCTTTTCGGATTTGACAGAGGATTTCAGCCACAGCGCAG AAATATTAGAGAACTATGGTCGATCCCCTTTCATTCCTTCCGATGCAAATAACTTCCCAGAGTCTACCACTGGAGAACATACAG AAATAGGAAATAGGCGGCTAGATACAATATCTGAGGGTGTTCATTTTGAAGATTTTGGAAGTGATTAA